One segment of Fimbriiglobus ruber DNA contains the following:
- a CDS encoding glycosyltransferase family 2 protein, translating into MPTAPSPAPNPPAVPDDVWVVVPAYNEGRAIGTTLAELLGWCRNVAVVDDGSADDTAAQAARNPVWVLRHAINRGQGAALQTGIEFALSRGAVAVVTFDSDGQHDPADIPAVVAPVLDGTADVTLGSRFLGRTVGIPVTRLVVLKLGIVFTRIVSRIAVTDTHNGFRALSRDAAQRIRITQDRMAHASEILDEVCRHGLRFREVPVTVRYTATSLAKGQSSFAAVRIAWQFLFGRAVQ; encoded by the coding sequence GTGCCCACGGCTCCCTCACCCGCCCCGAACCCGCCCGCCGTCCCCGACGACGTCTGGGTCGTCGTGCCCGCGTACAACGAGGGCCGCGCCATCGGGACCACGTTGGCCGAGCTACTGGGCTGGTGCCGGAACGTGGCGGTCGTGGACGACGGGTCGGCCGACGATACGGCGGCCCAGGCCGCCCGCAACCCGGTCTGGGTGTTGCGGCACGCGATCAACCGCGGCCAGGGGGCGGCCCTCCAGACCGGGATCGAGTTCGCCTTGTCGCGGGGGGCGGTCGCCGTCGTCACGTTCGACTCGGACGGCCAGCACGACCCGGCCGACATCCCGGCGGTCGTCGCGCCCGTCCTCGACGGGACGGCCGACGTGACGCTCGGGTCGCGGTTCCTCGGCCGCACCGTGGGCATCCCGGTCACGCGGCTGGTGGTGCTGAAGCTGGGGATCGTGTTCACGCGAATCGTGTCGCGGATCGCGGTGACGGACACGCACAACGGGTTCCGGGCGCTGTCCCGGGACGCCGCCCAGCGCATCCGGATCACCCAGGACCGGATGGCCCACGCGTCCGAGATCCTCGACGAGGTCTGCCGCCACGGGCTCCGCTTCCGGGAAGTCCCGGTGACGGTGCGGTACACCGCGACCAGCCTGGCGAAGGGCCAGAGTTCGTTCGCGGCGGTGCGGATCGCCTGGCAGTTTCTCTTCGGGAGGGCCGTCCAATGA
- a CDS encoding DUF2304 domain-containing protein: MTGFQVVSLAVLGVLLLRDVLGLTGLKGGLTLRAARSAVWVAAAVTIADPMLVQEVAYLLGVGRGADVILYLFVLAFLWVSFSLYAAHLRTQRQLTAVVRHLAVREATFGGSAAGGPPG, translated from the coding sequence ATGACGGGATTTCAGGTCGTCTCGCTGGCCGTCCTCGGCGTCTTGCTCCTGCGGGACGTACTCGGCCTGACGGGATTGAAGGGCGGCCTGACGCTCCGGGCCGCCCGGTCGGCCGTCTGGGTGGCCGCGGCGGTCACGATCGCCGACCCGATGCTGGTGCAGGAGGTCGCGTACCTCCTCGGCGTCGGCCGCGGGGCGGACGTCATCCTGTACCTGTTCGTCCTGGCCTTCCTGTGGGTGTCGTTCTCGCTGTACGCCGCCCACCTCCGGACCCAGCGCCAGCTCACCGCGGTCGTCCGCCACCTGGCCGTCCGGGAGGCGACCTTCGGCGGGAGCGCGGCGGGCGGGCCGCCGGGTTGA
- a CDS encoding tetratricopeptide repeat protein, which yields MSARLLGLAAAGAALVGAGCLGKTAGLTDPSKSPPPEPAKSDVRSSAKISAKEAGALDLNMAESLEAAGKDADAIAYYEKARRADPAVADRAGRRLAILYDKTDDQSRALAEFQELLRKHPKDTDLLSDVGYSYYNRGQWATAEEYLKRAVEADKTNKRAWGNLGMTLAMQGRYDESVGAFAKSTTPAGVHANLAFVLTTQKKFEAAAREYREALNLDPTLKIAQAGLARLEASSPVPPKDDAGGVLPAAGATDPAGVR from the coding sequence ATGTCCGCGCGTCTGTTGGGGTTGGCGGCCGCCGGAGCCGCCTTGGTCGGGGCGGGCTGTCTCGGGAAGACCGCCGGCCTGACGGACCCGTCGAAGTCGCCCCCGCCCGAGCCCGCGAAGTCGGACGTCCGGTCGTCCGCCAAGATCTCGGCCAAGGAGGCCGGCGCGCTCGACCTGAACATGGCCGAATCGCTCGAAGCCGCCGGGAAAGACGCGGACGCGATCGCCTATTACGAAAAAGCCCGGCGGGCCGACCCCGCGGTCGCGGACCGGGCCGGCCGCCGCCTCGCGATCCTGTACGACAAGACCGACGATCAGTCGCGGGCGCTGGCCGAGTTCCAGGAGCTACTCCGGAAACACCCGAAGGATACGGATCTACTCAGCGACGTCGGGTACAGCTACTACAACCGCGGCCAGTGGGCGACGGCCGAGGAATACCTGAAGCGGGCCGTCGAGGCCGACAAGACGAACAAGCGGGCGTGGGGCAACCTCGGGATGACCCTGGCCATGCAGGGGCGGTACGACGAGAGCGTCGGGGCGTTCGCCAAATCGACCACCCCCGCGGGGGTTCACGCCAACCTCGCCTTCGTCCTGACGACCCAGAAAAAGTTCGAGGCGGCCGCCCGCGAGTACCGCGAGGCCCTGAATCTCGACCCGACGCTCAAAATTGCCCAGGCCGGGTTAGCCAGGCTGGAAGCGTCTTCGCCCGTCCCGCCGAAGGATGATGCCGGGGGCGTCCTGCCGGCGGCCGGCGCAACAGACCCCGCGGGCGTTCGATAG